In Lemur catta isolate mLemCat1 chromosome 1, mLemCat1.pri, whole genome shotgun sequence, one DNA window encodes the following:
- the ADGRL1 gene encoding adhesion G protein-coupled receptor L1 codes for MARLAAVLWSLCVTAILVTSATQGLSRAGLPFGLMRRELACEGYPIELRCPGSDVIMVENANYGRTDDKICDADPFQMENVQCYLPDAFKIMSQRCNNRTQCVVVAGSDAFPDPCPGTYKYLEVQYDCVPYIFVCPGTLQKVLEPTSTHESEHQSGAWCKDPLQAGDRIYVMPWIPYRTDTLTEYASWEDYVAARHTTTYRLPNRVDGTGFVVYDGAVFYNKERTRNIVKYDLRTRIKSGETVINTANYHDTSPYRWGGKTDIDLAVDENGLWVIYATEGNNGRLVVSQLNPYTLRFEGTWETGYDKRSASNAFMVCGVLYVLRSVYVDDDSEAAGNRVDYAFNTNANREEPVSLAFPNPYQFISSVDYNPRDNQLYVWNNYFVVRYSLEFGPPDPSAGPATSPPLSTTTTARPTPLTSTASPAATTPLRRAPLTTHPVGAINQLGPDLPPATAPAPSTRRPPAPNLHVSPELFCEPREVRRVQWPATQQGMLVERPCPKGTRGIASFQCLPALGLWNPRGPDLSNCTSPWVNQVAQKIKSGENAANIASELARHTRGSIYAGDVSSSVKLLEQLLDILDAQLQALRPIERESAGKNYNKMHKRERTCKDYIKAVVETVDNLLRPEALESWKDMNATEQVHTATMLLDVLEEGAFLLADNVREPARFLAAKENVVLEVTVLNTEGQVQELVFPQEEYPRKNSIQLSAKTIKQNSRNGVVKVVFILYNNLGLFLSTENATVKLAGEAGAGGQGGASLVVNSQVIAASINKESSRVFLMDPVIFTVAHLEDKNHFNANCSFWNYSERSMLGYWSTQGCRLVESNKTHTTCACSHLTNFAVLMAHREIYQGRINELLLSVITWVGIVISLVCLAICISTFCFLRGLQTDRNTIHKNLCINLFLAELLFLVGIDKTQYEIACPIFAGLLHYFFLAAFSWLCLEGVHLYLLLVEVFESEYSRTKYYYLGGYCFPALVVGIAAAIDYRSYGTEKACWLRVDNYFIWSFIGPVSFVIVVNLVFLMVTLHKMIRSSSVLKPDSSRLDNIKSWALGAIALLFLLGLTWAFGLLFINKESVVMAYLFTTFNAFQGVFIFVFHCALQKKVHKEYSKCLRHSYCCIRSPPGGTHGSLKTSAMRSNTRYYTGTQSRIRRMWNDTVRKQTESSFMAGDINSTPTLNRGTMGNHLLTNPVLQPRGGTSPYNTLIAESVGFNPSSPPVFNSPGSYREPKHPLGGREACGMDTLPLNGNFNNSYSLRSGDFPPGDGAPEPPRGRNLADAAAFEKMIISELVHNNLRGSSSGAKGPPPPEPPVPPVPVGGDEEEAGGPGGADRAEIELLYKALEEPLLLPRAQSVLYQSDLDESESCTAEDGATSRPLSSPPGRDSLYASGANLRDSPSYPDSSPEGPSEALPPPPPAPPGPPEIYYTSRPPALVARNPLQGYYQVRRPSHEGYLAAPGLEGPGPDGDGQMQLVTSL; via the exons GCCTGAGCCGGGCTGGGCTTCCGTTCGGGCTGATGCGCCGGGAGCTGGCGTGCGAAGGCTACCCCATTGAGCTGCGGTGCCCGGGCAGCGATGTCATCATGGTGGAGAACGCCAACTACGGGCGCACGGACGACAAGATTTGCGATGCTGACCCTTTCCAGATGGAGAATGTGCAGTGCTACCTGCCGGACGCCTTCAAGATCATGTCGCAGAG GTGTAACAATCGCACACAGTGTGTGGTGGTTGCTGGCTCTGATGCCTTTCCTGACCCCTGTCCTGGGACCTACAAGTACCTGGAGGTGCAGTACGACTGTGTCCCCTACA TCTTCGTGTGCCCGGGGACCCTGCAGAAGGTGCTGGAGCCCACCTCCACGCACGAGTCGGAGCACCAGTCTGGCGCGTGGTGCAAGGACCCGCTGCAGGCAGGTGACCGCATCTACGTGATGCCCTGGATCCCCTACCGCACGGACACGCTAACCGAGTATGCGTCATGGGAGGACTACGTGGCAGCGCGCCACACCACCACCTACCGTCTGCCCAACCGTGTGGACGGCACGGGCTTCGTGGTCTACGACGGCGCCGTCTTCTACAACAAGGAGCGCACGCGCAACATCGTCAAGTACGATCTGCGGACGCGCATCAAGAGCGGGGAGACAGTCATCAACACGGCCAACTACCACGACACGTCGCCCTACCGCTGGGGGGGCAAGACAGACATCGACCTGGCGGTGGACGAGAACGGGCTGTGGGTCATCTATGCCACCGAGGGCAACAACGGGCGGCTAGTGGTGAGCCAGCTCAACCCCTACACGCTGCGCTTCGAGGGCACGTGGGAGACGGGCTACGACAAGCGCTCGGCCTCCAACGCCTTCATGGTGTGTGGGGTGCTCTACGTGCTGCGCTCTGTCTATGTGGACGACGACAGTGAGGCGGCCGGCAACCGCGTGGACTACGCCTTCAACACCAACGCCAACCGCGAGGAGCCCGTGAGCCTCGCCTTCCCCAACCCCTACCAGTTCATCTCCTCCGTGGACTACAACCCTCGTGACAACCAGCTCTACGTCTGGAACAACTACTTTGTGGTGCGCTATAGCCTGGAGTTCGGGCCGCCCGACCCCAGTGCTG GCCCAGCCACTTCCCCGCCCCTCAGCACGACCACCACAGCCCGGCCCACGCCCCTCACCAGcacagcctcccctgcagccacCACCCCACTCCGCCGGGCACCCCTCACCACGCACCCAGTGGGTGCCATCAACCAGCTTGGACCCGACCTGCCTCCAGCCacagccccagcacccagcacccggCGGCCTCCAGCCCCCAATCTGCACGTGTCCCCTGAGCTCTTCTGCGAGCCCCGAGAGGTGCGGCGGGTCCAGTGGCCGGCCACCCAGCAGGGCATGCTGGTGGAGAGGCCCTGCCCCAAGGGTACTCGAG GAATTGCCTCCTTCCAGTGTCTACCAGCCCTAGGGCTCTGGAACCCCCGGGGCCCCGACCTCAGCAACTGCACCTCCCCCTGGGTCAACCAGGTGGCCCAGAAG ATCAAGAGCGGGGAGAATGCAGCCAACATCGCCAGCGAGCTGGCCCGCCACACCCGCGGCTCCATCTACGCAGGGGACGTATCCTCCTCCGTGAAGCTGCTGGAGCAGCTGCTGGACATCCTAGACGCCCAGCTGCAGGCCCTGCGGCCCATCGAGCGGGAGTCGGCCGGAAAAAACTACAACAAG ATGCACAAACGGGAGAGGACCTGCAAAGATTATATCAAG GCCGTGGTAGAGACAGTGGACAATTTGCTCCGGCCAGAGGCTCTTGAGTCCTGGAAGGACATGAATGCCACCGAGCAGGTGCACACAGCCACCATGCTTCTGGACGTCCTGGAGGAGGGCGCCTTCCTGCTGGCTGACAACGTCAGGGAGCCCGCCCGCTTCCTGGCCGCCAAGGAGAACGTGG TCCTGGAGGTCACAGTCCTGAACACAGAGGGCCAGGTGCAGGAGCTGGTGTTCCCCCAGGAGGAGTACCCGAGGAAGAACTCCATCCAGCTGTCCGCCAAAACCATCAAGCAGAACAGCCGCAATG GGGTGGTCAAAGTTGTCTTTATCCTCTACAACAACCTGGGCCTCTTCCTGTCCACGGAGAATGCCACGGTGAAGCTGGCAGGCGAAGCTGGCGCGGGTGGCCAGGGGGGCGCCTCCCTGGTGGTGAACTCACAGGTCATCGCAGCATCCATTAACAAGGAGTCCAGTCGCGTCTTCCTCATGGACCCTGTCATCTTCACCGTGGCCCACCTGGAG GACAAGAATCACTTCAATGCCAACTGCTCCTTCTGGAACTACTCGGAACGTTCTATGCTGGGCTACTGGTCGACCCAGGGCTGCCGCCTGGTGGAGTCCAACAAGACCCACACCACGTGTGCCTGTAGCCACCTCACCAACTTCGCAGTGCTCATGGCTCACCGCGAGATC TACCAGGGCCGCATCAACGAGCTGCTGCTGTCCGTCATCACCTGGGTGGGCATCGTGATCTCGCTGGTCTGCCTGGCCATCTGCATCTCCACCTTCTGCTTCCTGCGGGGCCTGCAGACCGACCGCAACACCATCCACAAGAACCTGTGCATCAACCTCTTCCTGGCCGAGCTGCTCTTCCTGGTCGGGATAGACAAGACTCAGTATGAG ATCGCCTGCCCCATCTTCGCGGGCTTGCTGCACTACTTCTTCCTGGCCGCCTTCTCCTGGCTGTGCCTGGAGGGCGTGCACCTCTACCTGCTGCTGGTGGAGGTGTTTGAGAGCGAGTACTCCCGCACCAAGTACTACTACCTGGGCGGCTACTGCTTCCCCGCCCTGGTTGTGGGCATTGCGGCCGCCATCGACTACCGCAGCTATGGCACCGAGAAGGC CTGTTGGCTCCGAGTGGATAATTATTTCATCTGGAGTTTCATCGGGCCTGTCTCCTTCGTTATTGTG GTGAACCTGGTGTTCCTCATGGTGACCCTGCACAAGATGATTCGAAGCTCATCTGTGCTCAAGCCTGACTCCAGCCGTCTGGACAACATTAA atcctgggccctgggggccaTTGCACTGCTCTTCCTGCTGGGTCTCACCTGGGCCTTTGGGCTCCTCTTCATCAACAAGGAGTCCGTGGTCATGGCCTATCTCTTTACCACCTTCAACGCCTTCCAGGGGgtcttcatctttgtctttcactGCGCCTTACAAAAGAAG GTGCACAAGGAGTACAGCAAGTGCCTGCGTCACTCATACTGCTGCATCCGCTCCCCGCCCGGGGGCACTCACGGCTCCCTCAAGACCTCAGCCATGAGGAGCAACACCCGCTACTACACGGGGACCCAG AGCCGAATCCGGAGGATGTGGAACGACACTGTGAGGAAACAGACGGAGTCTTCCTTCATGGCAGGCGACATCAACAGTACCCCCACCCTGAACCGAG GTACCATGGGGAACCACCTGCTGACCAACCCTGTGCTACAGCCCCGTGGGGGCACCAGCCCCTACAACACCCTCATCGCCGAGTCAGTGGGCTTCAATCCCTCCTCGCCCCCCGTCTTCAACTCCCCAG GGAGCTACCGGGAACCCA AGCACCCCCTAGGAGGCCGGGAAGCCTGCGGCATGGACACCCTGCCCCTCAATGGCAACTTCAACAACAGCTACTCCTTGCGAAGTGGGGATTTCCCTCCGGGGGACGGGGCCCCTGAGCCGCCCCGAGGCCGGAACCTGGCGGACGCTGCTGCCTTTGAGAAGATGATCATCTCCGAGCTGGTGCACAACAACCTGCGGGGGAGCAGCAGCGGGGCCAAGGGCCCTCCGCCACCTGAGCCGCCCGTGCCGCCTGTGCCAGTGGGTGGTGATGAGGAAGAGGCGGGAGGGCCCGGGGGTGCTGACCGAGCGGAGATTGAACTTCTCTATAAGGCCCTGGAGGAGCCTCTGCTGCTGCCCCGGGCCCAGTCGGTGCTGTACCAGAGCGATCTGGACGAGTCCGAGAGCTGCACGGCAGAGGACGGTGCCACCAGCcggcccctctcctcccctccaggccGGGACTCCCTCTATGCCAGCGGGGCCAACCTGCGGGACTCGCCCTCCTACCCGGACAGCAGCCCCGAGGGGCCTAGCgaggccctgcccccacccccgcctgcaCCCCCTGGACCCCCTGAAATCTACTACACCTCGCGCCCACCAGCCCTGGTGGCCCGGAACCCCCTGCAGGGCTACTACCAGGTGCGGCGGCCTAGCCACGAGGGCTACCTGGCAGCCCCAGGCCTCGAGGGGCCAGGGCCCGATGGGGACGGGCAGATGCAGCTGGTCACCAGTCTCTGA